The Bradyrhizobium sp. WBAH42 genome includes a window with the following:
- a CDS encoding patatin-like phospholipase family protein, protein MNTDPVDPIPTDDENKPLEPTTALCLSGGGYRAMVFHIGVLWRLYETGLLQNIKRISSVSGGSITAGMLALAWPELSFKPGSINSDFIPKFVAPLRTFAGVTIDAESVILGALLPGSIGDRIAEAYDDHLFHGKTLQDMPDGPRFVINATNVQSGALWRFMKPYMRDYRVGEVKNPEIPLAQAVAASSAFPPVLSPFELRLKDSDFVPGTGLDLQRPPFTTRVVLSDGGVYDNLGLETAWKRHQTVLVSDAGGKIEAEEQPETDWPRHSYRVLNLIDNQVRSLRKRQVIDSFKSGTRKGAYWGIRTDIADYGLADALPCPFERTLQLAEVPTRLKRLDATTQERLINWGYAVCDAALRKHVAAVRPAPAFPYPQSGV, encoded by the coding sequence ATGAATACTGATCCGGTTGATCCGATACCGACGGACGACGAGAACAAGCCACTAGAACCAACCACTGCGCTTTGCCTTTCCGGCGGAGGATATCGCGCGATGGTGTTTCATATCGGCGTCCTGTGGCGGCTGTACGAAACGGGACTGCTGCAGAACATCAAGCGCATATCGAGCGTTTCCGGTGGGTCGATCACTGCTGGCATGTTGGCGCTGGCGTGGCCCGAGCTCAGCTTCAAACCTGGCAGCATCAACAGCGATTTCATTCCGAAATTTGTCGCGCCGTTGCGCACCTTCGCAGGCGTCACGATCGATGCCGAGTCGGTGATCCTGGGGGCGCTGTTGCCAGGCAGCATCGGTGATCGTATCGCCGAGGCGTACGACGATCACCTGTTTCACGGCAAGACACTGCAGGACATGCCTGACGGGCCGCGCTTCGTAATCAATGCAACGAACGTGCAATCAGGCGCGCTCTGGCGTTTCATGAAGCCTTATATGCGCGACTACCGCGTCGGCGAGGTGAAGAATCCCGAAATTCCGCTGGCGCAAGCCGTAGCGGCTTCCTCCGCTTTTCCCCCGGTCCTCTCTCCATTTGAATTGCGTCTCAAGGACAGCGATTTCGTGCCCGGTACGGGACTCGACCTGCAGCGGCCTCCATTTACCACGCGCGTCGTTCTCAGCGATGGCGGTGTCTACGACAATCTCGGCCTTGAGACGGCATGGAAGCGCCACCAGACGGTTCTGGTCAGCGATGCCGGCGGCAAGATAGAGGCTGAGGAGCAACCGGAGACGGATTGGCCGCGGCATTCCTACCGCGTCCTCAATCTGATCGACAATCAGGTGCGTTCGCTGCGCAAGCGGCAGGTCATCGACTCCTTCAAGTCGGGAACGCGCAAGGGCGCCTATTGGGGCATCCGCACCGACATCGCGGACTACGGGCTGGCCGATGCTCTGCCGTGTCCTTTCGAGCGTACGTTGCAACTTGCGGAGGTGCCGACACGTCTGAAACGGCTGGACGCGACGACGCAGGAAAGATTGATCAATTGGGGCTACGCCGTGTGTGATGCGGCCCTGCGCAAGCATGTTGCGGCGGTCAGGCCAGCGCCTGCCTTTCCCTATCCGCAGTCTGGTGTCTGA
- a CDS encoding thiamine pyrophosphate-requiring protein: MRPRICCSACGRPRAATATITGWSRCTLATHSWPTATLAARALRFRKFLILSSQQAGSTGLARERDAMKLGTAIAEIMRREGIEILCGYPVNHLIEHAAKAEIRPVMVRQERVGIHMADAISRVTSGRSIGAFCMQHGPGAENAMGGVAQCFGESVPVLVLPMGYQRRLAHIEPNFNSSEAMKPFAKSSEPIVLATEVANIFRRAFTKLKNGRGGPVIVEIPLDMWNEEVPEPLNYTPVLRTRYGADPVHVKDAAGLLVNAKRPVIYAGQGVHYAQAWPQLKRLAERLAIPVTTSLGGKSSFPETHPLSLGSGGLAVPRAVPKFLAEADVIFGIGCSFTETNFGIAMPKGKTIIHSTLDPNHLNKDVEAKIGLVGDAGLVLDALLEEIGKTVTADRDASAIAAEIAASHKEWLAKWMPKLTSNDAPLSPYRVLWDLQHTVDIENTIITHDAGSPRDQLSPFWKAVEPLTYLGWGKTTQLGYGLGLAMGAKLARPDKLCINVWGDAAIGFTGMDFETAVRERIPIMSILLNNFSMAIELKVMPISTEKYRSTDISGDYAAMARAFGGHGERVTRPEDIVPAIKRGIQKTREGVPVLLEFITAKETEVSRPGT, encoded by the coding sequence TTGCGGCCACGCATCTGCTGCAGCGCGTGCGGCCGACCGCGCGCGGCTACGGCGACCATCACAGGATGGAGCCGGTGCACGCTCGCGACGCATAGCTGGCCTACCGCCACGCTCGCCGCGCGCGCTTTACGCTTCCGGAAATTCCTGATCCTCTCTTCGCAACAAGCCGGATCAACCGGCCTTGCCAGGGAGAGAGACGCCATGAAGCTCGGCACCGCCATTGCGGAAATCATGAGGCGCGAGGGCATCGAGATCCTCTGCGGCTATCCGGTCAACCATCTGATCGAGCACGCGGCCAAGGCCGAGATCCGGCCCGTGATGGTGCGGCAGGAGCGCGTCGGCATCCACATGGCGGACGCGATCTCGCGGGTGACGTCGGGGCGCAGCATCGGCGCCTTCTGCATGCAGCACGGGCCGGGCGCGGAGAATGCGATGGGCGGCGTCGCGCAATGCTTCGGCGAATCGGTCCCCGTGCTGGTGCTGCCGATGGGCTATCAGCGCAGGCTGGCGCATATCGAGCCGAACTTCAATTCCAGCGAGGCGATGAAGCCGTTCGCGAAATCGTCCGAGCCGATCGTCCTCGCGACCGAAGTCGCCAACATCTTCCGCCGCGCCTTCACCAAGCTGAAGAACGGCCGCGGCGGACCCGTGATCGTCGAGATCCCCTTGGACATGTGGAACGAGGAGGTGCCGGAGCCGCTGAACTACACGCCGGTGCTGCGCACCCGCTACGGCGCCGACCCCGTTCACGTCAAGGACGCCGCCGGCCTGCTGGTGAATGCAAAACGGCCGGTGATCTATGCCGGCCAGGGCGTGCATTACGCGCAGGCCTGGCCGCAGCTGAAACGGCTCGCCGAGCGGCTGGCGATCCCCGTCACCACGAGCTTAGGGGGCAAATCATCGTTTCCGGAGACGCATCCGCTGTCGCTCGGCTCCGGCGGCCTCGCAGTGCCGCGCGCGGTGCCGAAGTTTCTGGCCGAGGCCGACGTCATCTTCGGCATCGGCTGCTCCTTCACCGAGACCAATTTCGGCATCGCGATGCCGAAGGGCAAGACCATCATTCATTCGACGCTCGATCCCAATCATCTCAACAAGGATGTGGAAGCGAAGATCGGTCTGGTCGGCGATGCCGGCCTCGTGCTCGACGCGCTGCTGGAGGAGATCGGCAAGACCGTCACTGCGGATCGCGATGCATCGGCGATCGCGGCCGAGATCGCGGCCTCGCACAAGGAATGGTTGGCGAAATGGATGCCGAAGCTGACCAGCAATGACGCGCCGCTCAGCCCCTATCGCGTGCTGTGGGACTTGCAGCACACCGTGGATATCGAGAATACGATCATCACCCACGATGCCGGCAGTCCGCGCGACCAGCTCTCGCCGTTCTGGAAAGCAGTAGAGCCCCTCACCTATCTCGGCTGGGGCAAGACGACGCAGCTCGGCTATGGCCTGGGTCTTGCGATGGGCGCCAAGCTGGCAAGGCCCGACAAGCTCTGCATCAACGTCTGGGGCGATGCTGCGATCGGCTTCACCGGCATGGATTTCGAGACCGCGGTGCGCGAGCGCATCCCGATCATGTCGATCCTGCTCAACAATTTCTCGATGGCGATCGAGCTGAAGGTGATGCCGATCTCGACCGAAAAATATCGCTCGACCGACATCTCCGGCGACTACGCCGCGATGGCACGCGCCTTCGGCGGCCATGGCGAGCGGGTGACGCGGCCGGAGGACATCGTGCCCGCGATCAAGCGCGGCATCCAGAAGACAAGGGAGGGCGTCCCGGTGCTGCTGGAGTTCATCACAGCCAAGGAGACCGAGGTGTCGCGGCCGGGGACGTGA
- a CDS encoding S8 family peptidase, producing MADDKGRKRRAKPQSGTPKSRGPTWPVSADGRPKQFSIPPEVVEHILLGPRDDRRVLQDSPLLGDVWAAYALDPGIAQDVLITPHKNATAVSVARTIAGALKLPVESAPPGRPPTKAKVAYLQGLVGARLYFDQVLRILVPRTQWWREPKVAERIESVDAGDNQGTIKKLLQQGPRRSNAPRERTLDNATSLQRYIALAGLIYWICKLERPVGWDEPLEPLTFEQALERYRDYADEILSGMFALYEVVKPDENVRQQNDIVDARSEPAEERPACIFQVSLNRSAVPALDRSVPAVKADAARSLFNVQCKNIVWAVLDSGIQNNHDAFMTSGEKPASRVRKIFDFTNIREIVSSETGDVDAQTREKLIRASGLPEAEVDVSLEKIAEDFEKERPINWATVERLITVKRPDPNDKSEKLPSSHGTHVAGIIGADQKDGKYAGGMCPDIGLYDFRVLGASLEETEFAVIAAMQYIRYVNERHNYITIHGANLSLSIPHNVRNFACGRTPICNECERLVESGVVVVAAAGNRGFQKFETKDGPFENYAAFSITDPGNADGVITVGSTHGNWPHTYGVSFFSSRGPTGDGRAKPDLVAPGERILSTVPNDDWAPESGTSMAAPMVSGAAAMLLARYEELIGQPRRVKRILCDSATDLGRERSFQGHGMLDVLRALQSI from the coding sequence ATGGCGGACGACAAGGGGCGTAAGCGGCGCGCAAAACCGCAAAGCGGCACACCTAAAAGCCGCGGGCCGACTTGGCCGGTCTCGGCCGACGGAAGACCCAAGCAGTTCTCTATTCCGCCCGAAGTGGTCGAACACATCCTCCTGGGTCCCCGCGACGACAGGCGCGTGCTGCAGGACTCGCCGCTGCTCGGCGATGTCTGGGCGGCTTACGCTCTCGATCCGGGCATCGCCCAGGACGTTCTGATTACGCCGCACAAAAATGCGACCGCGGTGAGCGTGGCCCGTACCATCGCAGGCGCGCTGAAACTGCCGGTCGAATCTGCCCCGCCTGGCCGGCCTCCAACAAAGGCCAAGGTCGCCTATTTGCAGGGGCTCGTCGGTGCGCGGCTCTATTTCGACCAGGTGCTCCGCATCCTGGTACCGCGGACACAATGGTGGCGCGAGCCGAAGGTGGCCGAAAGGATCGAAAGCGTAGATGCCGGCGACAATCAGGGGACGATCAAAAAGCTGCTCCAGCAAGGGCCGAGGAGGTCCAACGCGCCGCGCGAACGCACATTGGACAATGCCACGTCGCTCCAAAGGTATATCGCGCTTGCCGGATTGATCTACTGGATTTGCAAGCTGGAACGTCCCGTCGGTTGGGACGAACCGCTTGAGCCACTGACCTTTGAGCAGGCATTGGAACGATACCGGGACTATGCCGACGAGATTCTCTCCGGCATGTTCGCACTTTATGAGGTAGTCAAGCCGGACGAGAACGTTCGGCAGCAGAACGACATCGTCGATGCCAGGAGCGAGCCGGCGGAAGAAAGACCAGCTTGTATTTTCCAGGTATCGCTCAACCGATCGGCCGTTCCCGCGCTCGATCGGTCGGTGCCGGCGGTCAAGGCCGACGCTGCGAGGTCGCTGTTCAACGTCCAGTGCAAGAATATCGTTTGGGCAGTTCTTGATTCCGGTATTCAGAACAATCACGACGCGTTCATGACGTCCGGCGAGAAGCCGGCGTCGCGTGTCAGGAAAATCTTCGACTTCACGAATATTCGCGAGATCGTTAGCAGTGAGACGGGTGACGTCGATGCTCAAACCCGCGAGAAGCTGATCCGAGCGTCCGGGCTCCCTGAAGCCGAGGTGGACGTCAGCCTGGAGAAGATTGCCGAAGACTTCGAGAAGGAGCGCCCCATCAACTGGGCGACCGTCGAAAGGCTGATCACGGTCAAGAGGCCGGATCCAAACGACAAGTCTGAAAAGCTGCCCAGTTCGCACGGGACCCACGTTGCGGGAATCATCGGAGCGGACCAGAAGGACGGCAAATACGCTGGCGGCATGTGCCCGGACATCGGACTCTACGATTTCCGCGTGCTGGGTGCGAGCCTGGAGGAGACCGAGTTCGCCGTCATCGCTGCCATGCAATACATCCGTTACGTCAACGAGCGGCATAACTACATCACGATTCACGGCGCGAATCTCAGCCTCTCAATTCCGCACAACGTGCGCAATTTTGCATGTGGGCGGACGCCGATTTGCAACGAATGCGAACGTTTGGTCGAAAGCGGAGTGGTGGTCGTGGCCGCAGCAGGCAATCGCGGCTTTCAGAAATTCGAAACGAAGGATGGTCCGTTCGAAAATTATGCCGCCTTCAGTATCACCGATCCCGGAAATGCCGACGGCGTCATCACCGTTGGATCGACCCACGGGAATTGGCCGCATACATACGGAGTCAGCTTCTTCTCGAGCCGCGGTCCGACCGGCGATGGCCGCGCGAAGCCGGATCTCGTCGCGCCCGGTGAGCGGATTCTATCGACCGTTCCGAATGATGATTGGGCTCCGGAATCGGGCACCAGCATGGCGGCTCCCATGGTTAGCGGAGCCGCGGCGATGCTGCTCGCCCGATACGAAGAGCTGATCGGGCAACCGCGCCGAGTCAAACGCATCCTGTGCGACAGCGCGACGGATCTTGGCCGCGAGCGCAGCTTTCAGGGGCACGGCATGCTCGACGTGTTGCGGGCACTTCAATCGATCTGA
- a CDS encoding GAF domain-containing protein, producing the protein MTTLSHDIEELERQLQLAAAENAQLRAELATARDRQSASAEILRTIAASPSDARPVFAAVASSAKRLLGGFSATVLQFIGDELHLVAFTPTSPEADAGLKASFPRKITDFPTFALVREGETIQFPDSEAADVPELNRELARLRGFRSVLFMPLMNRGAPVGMISVTRAVTGAFAPDLVQLLQTFADQAVIAIENARLFNETKEALERQTATADILKVMAASPSDVQPVFEAIATNANRLIGGFSTAVLRYIDGAAHLAAFTPTDPTGDRVLQASFPVRFAQFPPYQLVANGAAAQLPDTELEPAARDIARARGYRSMLFAPLMSEGEAIGIIIATRRATGNFAEHHVRLLQTFADQAVIAIKNVSLFNATREALERQTATADILKVIAASPSDVTPVFQAISDSAKALIGAHSSTVTRVIDGMLHLAAFTTDNDAGNADLLSSFPTPLSSSGIHSRVATSGEFAFRSDMQNEPGLTEAMKELARTRGYRSILVVPMLRDGVAIGTIAVTRREPGHFPDKAINLLKTFADQAVIAVENTRLFNEVATRTSELAQSLDDLRAAQDRLIQTEKLASLGQLTAGIAHEIKNPLNFVNNFASLSAELTEELNEALAPVPLPENVRSEVDELTGLLQDNLGKIVQHGRRADSIVKNMLLHSREGGGEHGLSDINALVEESLNLAYHGARAEKPNFHVTLKRELDPAAGHAEMFPQEITRVLLNLISNGFHAVTRRKADGAAGYEPMVTAATRDRGDQIEISIRDNGTGIADDVKEKMFNPFFTTKPAGEGTGLGLSMTHDIVVKQHGGTIDVATELGAFTEFTIRLPRKSSFPDAGR; encoded by the coding sequence ATGACCACGCTTTCGCACGACATCGAGGAACTCGAACGCCAATTGCAGTTGGCCGCGGCCGAGAATGCGCAGCTGCGCGCTGAGCTTGCGACTGCGCGGGATCGCCAGAGCGCCAGCGCCGAGATCCTGCGCACCATCGCGGCCTCGCCGTCCGATGCGCGGCCGGTCTTTGCGGCGGTCGCCTCCAGCGCGAAGCGCCTGCTCGGCGGCTTCTCCGCCACCGTGCTTCAGTTCATCGGCGACGAACTGCACCTCGTGGCGTTCACGCCGACCAGCCCGGAGGCGGACGCAGGGCTGAAGGCGTCGTTCCCGCGCAAGATCACGGACTTCCCGACTTTTGCCCTCGTGCGCGAGGGCGAGACGATCCAGTTTCCCGACAGCGAGGCTGCCGACGTTCCGGAACTGAACCGGGAGCTGGCGCGGCTGCGCGGCTTCCGCAGTGTGCTGTTCATGCCGCTGATGAACCGGGGCGCGCCGGTCGGCATGATCAGCGTCACGCGCGCCGTCACGGGCGCATTCGCGCCCGACCTGGTCCAGCTGCTGCAGACCTTCGCCGACCAGGCCGTGATCGCGATCGAGAATGCACGCCTGTTCAACGAGACCAAAGAGGCGCTCGAACGCCAGACCGCGACGGCCGACATCCTGAAGGTGATGGCGGCCTCCCCGTCCGACGTGCAGCCGGTGTTCGAGGCGATCGCGACCAATGCCAACCGGCTGATCGGCGGCTTCTCCACCGCGGTGCTGCGCTATATCGACGGCGCCGCGCACCTCGCGGCATTCACCCCGACCGATCCGACCGGCGATCGCGTGCTCCAGGCCTCGTTTCCGGTGCGGTTCGCGCAATTCCCGCCCTATCAGCTCGTGGCCAATGGTGCCGCGGCACAATTGCCCGACACCGAGCTCGAGCCCGCCGCGCGCGACATCGCGCGCGCCCGCGGCTATCGCAGCATGCTGTTTGCGCCCCTGATGAGCGAAGGCGAGGCCATCGGCATCATCATCGCGACGCGACGCGCGACCGGCAACTTCGCCGAGCATCATGTGCGCCTGCTGCAGACTTTCGCCGACCAAGCCGTGATCGCGATCAAGAATGTCAGCCTGTTCAACGCCACCAGGGAAGCACTGGAACGTCAGACTGCGACTGCCGACATTCTCAAGGTGATCGCGGCTTCACCGTCCGATGTCACGCCGGTGTTCCAGGCCATTTCCGACAGCGCCAAGGCGCTGATCGGAGCGCATTCCTCCACCGTCACCCGCGTCATCGACGGCATGCTGCATCTGGCCGCCTTCACGACCGACAATGATGCCGGCAATGCGGATCTGCTGAGCTCATTTCCGACACCCTTGTCATCGTCGGGCATTCACAGCCGCGTGGCGACGAGCGGCGAGTTTGCCTTCCGCAGCGACATGCAGAACGAGCCTGGTCTGACCGAGGCCATGAAGGAGCTGGCGCGAACGCGCGGTTATCGCAGCATCCTGGTGGTGCCGATGCTGCGCGACGGCGTTGCGATCGGCACCATCGCCGTGACACGGCGGGAGCCCGGTCATTTCCCGGACAAGGCGATCAACCTGCTCAAGACCTTTGCCGATCAGGCCGTGATCGCGGTCGAGAATACCCGACTGTTCAACGAAGTTGCGACCCGCACCAGCGAGCTCGCCCAATCGCTCGATGATCTGCGCGCCGCGCAGGACCGGCTGATCCAGACCGAGAAGCTGGCATCACTGGGCCAGCTCACGGCCGGCATCGCGCACGAGATCAAGAACCCGCTCAACTTCGTCAACAATTTTGCCTCGCTGTCTGCCGAGCTGACCGAGGAGCTGAACGAGGCGCTCGCGCCGGTCCCCCTCCCCGAGAACGTCCGCAGCGAGGTCGACGAGCTGACGGGGCTTCTGCAGGACAACCTCGGCAAGATCGTGCAGCACGGCCGCCGCGCCGATTCCATCGTCAAGAACATGCTGCTGCATTCGCGCGAAGGCGGCGGCGAGCATGGGCTGAGCGACATCAACGCGCTGGTCGAGGAAAGCCTCAACCTCGCCTATCACGGCGCACGCGCCGAGAAGCCGAATTTCCACGTGACGCTGAAGCGCGAGCTCGATCCCGCGGCCGGACACGCCGAAATGTTTCCGCAGGAGATCACCCGCGTGCTCCTGAACCTGATCTCGAACGGCTTCCACGCGGTCACCCGGCGCAAGGCCGACGGCGCCGCCGGCTACGAGCCGATGGTGACCGCCGCGACGCGCGACCGCGGCGACCAGATCGAGATCTCCATTCGTGACAACGGCACCGGCATTGCCGACGACGTGAAGGAGAAGATGTTCAATCCGTTCTTCACGACTAAACCGGCCGGCGAAGGCACCGGCCTCGGGCTGTCGATGACCCACGACATCGTCGTGAAGCAGCACGGCGGCACGATCGACGTCGCAACGGAGCTTGGTGCGTTCACGGAGTTCACGATCCGGCTGCCGCGGAAGAGCAGCTTCCCGGACGCAGGCCGCTGA
- a CDS encoding MDR family MFS transporter gives MNKFDRQSNSADIQAWPDDIAEELSRLPSEVISVDDAPSIAPPVPLSSDEVRTIVISLMLTMFLAALDQTIVATALPTIGRQFQDVSNLSWVITAYLLASTAVAPVFGTLSDIYGRRVMIIISLSLFVAGSVLCAIAPNMPMLILARGLQGLGGGGIMPVVQTVISDVVSPRERGQYQAYFSSVWMVGGILGPVIGGVFAEHLHWSMIFWINLPLAAAALALLLPKMSKIPVFHRKRKVDWLGGVLLMAAAVVFMLVLTWGGTRYPWLSPTVLAMVGSAVALAVSFVWHARRADEPFLPLPLLTGSVAPFALTAGGCGLGAITGLTVQLPLYYEQVYHLSASEAGLALIPLAAVSTVGAAVAGRTMARAKHYKRVAIIGTSWAALCGLGLTVTTLPLWGLLLLMAAFALGLGTTFPVCVVSLQNSVARPQVGTITGAMNFFRSLMSSFTVAAFAAILLIALGTDIPLAGEHHAAGSVAIPADDMRHAFRYVFGAATALMTIAALCLIAMEERPLAGPSAKQPVEMAE, from the coding sequence ATGAACAAGTTCGACCGGCAGAGCAATTCTGCCGACATCCAGGCCTGGCCCGACGATATTGCCGAAGAGCTGTCCCGCCTGCCGAGCGAGGTCATCAGCGTCGACGACGCGCCGTCGATCGCCCCGCCGGTGCCGCTGAGCTCCGACGAGGTCCGCACCATCGTCATCAGCCTGATGCTGACGATGTTCCTGGCAGCCCTCGACCAGACCATCGTGGCGACCGCGCTGCCGACCATCGGACGCCAGTTCCAGGACGTCTCCAATCTCTCCTGGGTGATCACCGCCTATCTGCTCGCCTCGACCGCGGTCGCGCCGGTGTTCGGGACGCTCAGCGACATCTACGGCCGCCGCGTCATGATCATCATCTCGCTCAGCCTGTTCGTCGCGGGCTCGGTGCTGTGCGCGATCGCGCCGAACATGCCGATGCTGATCCTGGCACGCGGGCTTCAGGGCCTCGGCGGCGGCGGCATCATGCCGGTGGTGCAGACCGTGATCTCCGACGTCGTGAGCCCGCGCGAGCGCGGGCAGTACCAGGCCTATTTCTCCAGCGTCTGGATGGTCGGCGGCATCCTCGGCCCGGTCATCGGCGGCGTGTTCGCCGAGCATCTGCACTGGTCGATGATCTTCTGGATCAACCTGCCGCTTGCGGCCGCAGCGCTCGCATTGCTGCTGCCCAAGATGAGCAAGATCCCGGTGTTCCATCGCAAGCGCAAGGTCGACTGGCTCGGCGGCGTCTTGCTGATGGCCGCCGCCGTGGTCTTCATGCTGGTGCTGACCTGGGGCGGCACGCGCTATCCCTGGCTGTCGCCGACGGTGCTGGCGATGGTGGGCAGCGCCGTCGCGCTCGCGGTGAGCTTCGTGTGGCACGCCCGGCGGGCCGACGAGCCGTTCCTGCCGCTGCCCTTGCTGACGGGATCGGTGGCGCCGTTCGCGCTGACCGCCGGCGGCTGCGGGCTCGGTGCGATCACCGGCCTCACCGTGCAGCTGCCGCTTTATTACGAGCAGGTCTACCATTTGAGCGCCAGCGAGGCGGGGCTTGCGCTGATCCCGCTCGCGGCAGTCTCGACCGTTGGCGCCGCCGTCGCCGGCCGCACCATGGCGCGGGCCAAGCACTATAAGCGCGTCGCCATCATCGGCACGTCCTGGGCCGCGCTGTGCGGCCTCGGCCTCACGGTCACCACCTTGCCGCTGTGGGGGCTGCTGCTGCTGATGGCCGCGTTCGCGCTGGGTCTCGGCACGACTTTCCCGGTCTGCGTGGTCTCGCTGCAGAACTCGGTCGCGCGTCCGCAAGTCGGCACCATCACCGGCGCGATGAACTTCTTCCGCTCGCTGATGTCCTCGTTCACGGTGGCGGCCTTCGCCGCGATCCTGCTCATCGCCCTAGGTACCGACATCCCGCTCGCCGGCGAGCACCATGCCGCAGGCAGCGTAGCGATTCCCGCCGACGACATGCGGCATGCGTTCCGCTACGTCTTCGGCGCCGCCACCGCACTGATGACGATAGCCGCGCTATGCCTGATCGCGATGGAGGAGCGCCCCCTGGCCGGCCCCTCGGCCAAGCAACCCGTCGAGATGGCCGAATAA